A single genomic interval of Corvus cornix cornix isolate S_Up_H32 chromosome 1, ASM73873v5, whole genome shotgun sequence harbors:
- the GDPD4 gene encoding glycerophosphodiester phosphodiesterase domain-containing protein 4 isoform X1 — protein MEASPTTLKRLKFGKLKVVRRRLLQRYEHQPFISCLAGFYSCRWRRYQRERTEPGKCCCNMRECMFFPLLVAAFCFSLVFLYTWGEGKNDYNGFDWYNYGNLGFWFLWSLVILIVAAVLFAYTSLLLVLAMCLLAEGQQLYLHWSHKIGTFLVLGFTISSLFALSILWRDHRKTVRLSFQVTAPYLHIGAIAIMVLLSWPVALHAIRADKKVIQVVIVGPYLAILLFLFLIPLGMYSPCIREKGTLGPKPALIGHRGAPMLAPENTEMSFLKTIEHGGDGLETDVTISYDGVPFLMHDDTLRRTTNIHEVYPNETGKAASLFSWDSLQKLNAGTWFLKNKPFLGMGSLSKADQNQAMNQSIYTLSGFLRLADSHNKLVIFDLYRPPERHPYRNLWIRKILDVILKESKIKRHLVLWLHNSVRSFVQSVAPGFQHTMGRKAPIEDLLKHNIVKLNLVYTEMSSEDIRKYAEANITTNFYVVNEPWLYSLAWCSGAHSVTTNAVHLLKDLSQPLFLMTPRQYNIMWILTDLTSAFLISLIFALHWWREKNFSCCVQDSNTMIENGTYNKFKTELNDMPAVLA, from the exons ATGGAGGCCAGTCCCACCACCCTCAAGAGGCTCAAGTTTGGGAAGCTGAAGGTGGTCCGCCGGCGCTTGCTGCAGCGGTACGAGCACCAGCCCTTCATCTCCTGCCTGGCTGGTTTCTACAGCTGCCGCTGGAGGCGGTACCAGCGCGAAAGGACTGAgcctgggaaatgctgctgcaacaTG cgGGAATGCATGTTTTTCCCATTGCTTGTtgcagctttctgcttttctctggtCTTTCTGTACACATGGGGTGAAGGTAAAAATGACTACAACGGCTTTGACTG gtATAACTATGGTAACCTGGGCTTCTGGTTTCTCTGGTCTCTTGTTATCCTGATTGTGGCTGCAGTCTTGTTCGCATACACCTCACTGCTACTG GTCCTCGCGATGTGTTTGCTTGCAGAAGGTCAGCAGCTGTACCTGCACTGGAGTCACAAG ATTGGTACTTTTCTCGTCCTGGGCTTCACTATCTCATCCCTCTTTGCATTATCTATACTCTGGCGAGATCACCGTAAAACTGTCCGCCTGTCCTTCCAG GTCACAGCTCCTTATCTCCACATAGGGGCAATTGCCATCATGGTCCTTCTTTCCTGGCCTGTGGCTCTTCATGCCATCAGAGCAGATAAGAAAG TTATTCAGGTGGTAATTGTTGGTCCATACCTGGCtatccttctctttcttttcttgataCCTCTGGGAATGTACTCTCCTTGCATCAGAGAGAAGGGAACACTTGGACCAAAGCCAGCCCTCATTGGACACCGTGGAGCACCAATG ctggcGCCAGAAAACACTGAGATGTCATTTCTGAAGACAATTGAGCATGGCGGGGATGGTCTTGAAACAGATGTCACCATAAG CTATGATGGGGTTCCTTTCCTCATGCATGACGACACCTTGAGAAGGACAACTAACATCCATGAGGTCTACCCTAATGAGACTGGTAAAGCTGCTTCGTTATTCTCCTGGGATTCTCTGCAGAAATTGAATGCTGGAACATGGTTCCTTAAG AACAAACCATTTTTAGGGATGGGCTCGCTGTCAAAGGCAGATCAAAACCAGGCAATGAATCAGTCCATTTACACGCTAAGTGGTTTTTTGCGCCTCGCAGACAGTCACAATAAACTTGTGATATTTGATCTCTACCGCCCTCCAGAGAGACATCCTTACAGGAACTTGTGGATCCGCAAAATCCTGGACGTCATCCTCAAGGAGTCGAAGATTAAACGCCATCTG GTTCTGTGGCTGCATAACAGTGTGAGATCCTTTGTTCAATCTGTCGCTCCTGGGTTTCAGCACACGATGGGCAGAAAGGCACCAATAGAAGACCTATTAAAGCACAATATTGTCAAACTCAATCTGGTCTACACTGAAATGTCCAGTGAAGATATCCG gaaatacgCCGAGGCAAACATCACCACCAACTTCTATGTGGTCAACGAGCCATGGCTCTATTCCCTGGCATGGTGCTCTGGGGCACACTCTGTGACCACCAATGCCGTCCACTTGCTGAAGGATCTCAGCCAGCCACTCTTCCTCATG ACTCCACGGCAGTACAACATCATGTGGATCCTGACAGATCTGACCTCTGCATTCCTCATCTCACTCATCTTTGCTCTGCACTG GTGGCGAGAGAAGAatttctcctgctgtgtccAGGACAGTAACACAATGATAGAGAATGGCACATACAACAAATTCAAGACAG AGCTCAACGACATGCCTGCCGTCCTGGCCTGA
- the GDPD4 gene encoding glycerophosphodiester phosphodiesterase domain-containing protein 4 isoform X4, translating into MEASPTTLKRLKFGKLKVVRRRLLQRYEHQPFISCLAGFYSCRWRRYQRERTEPGKCCCNMRECMFFPLLVAAFCFSLVFLYTWGEGKNDYNGFDWYNYGNLGFWFLWSLVILIVAAVLFAYTSLLLVLAMCLLAEGQQLYLHWSHKIGTFLVLGFTISSLFALSILWRDHRKTVRLSFQVTAPYLHIGAIAIMVLLSWPVALHAIRADKKVIQVVIVGPYLAILLFLFLIPLGMYSPCIREKGTLGPKPALIGHRGAPMLAPENTEMSFLKTIEHGGDGLETDVTISYDGVPFLMHDDTLRRTTNIHEVYPNETGKAASLFSWDSLQKLNAGTWFLKNKPFLGMGSLSKADQNQAMNQSIYTLSGFLRLADSHNKLVIFDLYRPPERHPYRNLWIRKILDVILKESKIKRHLVLWLHNSVRSFVQSVAPGFQHTMGRKAPIEDLLKHNIVKLNLVYTEMSSEDIRS; encoded by the exons ATGGAGGCCAGTCCCACCACCCTCAAGAGGCTCAAGTTTGGGAAGCTGAAGGTGGTCCGCCGGCGCTTGCTGCAGCGGTACGAGCACCAGCCCTTCATCTCCTGCCTGGCTGGTTTCTACAGCTGCCGCTGGAGGCGGTACCAGCGCGAAAGGACTGAgcctgggaaatgctgctgcaacaTG cgGGAATGCATGTTTTTCCCATTGCTTGTtgcagctttctgcttttctctggtCTTTCTGTACACATGGGGTGAAGGTAAAAATGACTACAACGGCTTTGACTG gtATAACTATGGTAACCTGGGCTTCTGGTTTCTCTGGTCTCTTGTTATCCTGATTGTGGCTGCAGTCTTGTTCGCATACACCTCACTGCTACTG GTCCTCGCGATGTGTTTGCTTGCAGAAGGTCAGCAGCTGTACCTGCACTGGAGTCACAAG ATTGGTACTTTTCTCGTCCTGGGCTTCACTATCTCATCCCTCTTTGCATTATCTATACTCTGGCGAGATCACCGTAAAACTGTCCGCCTGTCCTTCCAG GTCACAGCTCCTTATCTCCACATAGGGGCAATTGCCATCATGGTCCTTCTTTCCTGGCCTGTGGCTCTTCATGCCATCAGAGCAGATAAGAAAG TTATTCAGGTGGTAATTGTTGGTCCATACCTGGCtatccttctctttcttttcttgataCCTCTGGGAATGTACTCTCCTTGCATCAGAGAGAAGGGAACACTTGGACCAAAGCCAGCCCTCATTGGACACCGTGGAGCACCAATG ctggcGCCAGAAAACACTGAGATGTCATTTCTGAAGACAATTGAGCATGGCGGGGATGGTCTTGAAACAGATGTCACCATAAG CTATGATGGGGTTCCTTTCCTCATGCATGACGACACCTTGAGAAGGACAACTAACATCCATGAGGTCTACCCTAATGAGACTGGTAAAGCTGCTTCGTTATTCTCCTGGGATTCTCTGCAGAAATTGAATGCTGGAACATGGTTCCTTAAG AACAAACCATTTTTAGGGATGGGCTCGCTGTCAAAGGCAGATCAAAACCAGGCAATGAATCAGTCCATTTACACGCTAAGTGGTTTTTTGCGCCTCGCAGACAGTCACAATAAACTTGTGATATTTGATCTCTACCGCCCTCCAGAGAGACATCCTTACAGGAACTTGTGGATCCGCAAAATCCTGGACGTCATCCTCAAGGAGTCGAAGATTAAACGCCATCTG GTTCTGTGGCTGCATAACAGTGTGAGATCCTTTGTTCAATCTGTCGCTCCTGGGTTTCAGCACACGATGGGCAGAAAGGCACCAATAGAAGACCTATTAAAGCACAATATTGTCAAACTCAATCTGGTCTACACTGAAATGTCCAGTGAAGATATCCG GTCGTAA
- the GDPD4 gene encoding glycerophosphodiester phosphodiesterase domain-containing protein 4 isoform X2, whose translation MEASPTTLKRLKFGKLKVVRRRLLQRYEHQPFISCLAGFYSCRWRRYQRERTEPGKCCCNMRECMFFPLLVAAFCFSLVFLYTWGEGKNDYNGFDWYNYGNLGFWFLWSLVILIVAAVLFAYTSLLLIGTFLVLGFTISSLFALSILWRDHRKTVRLSFQVTAPYLHIGAIAIMVLLSWPVALHAIRADKKVIQVVIVGPYLAILLFLFLIPLGMYSPCIREKGTLGPKPALIGHRGAPMLAPENTEMSFLKTIEHGGDGLETDVTISYDGVPFLMHDDTLRRTTNIHEVYPNETGKAASLFSWDSLQKLNAGTWFLKNKPFLGMGSLSKADQNQAMNQSIYTLSGFLRLADSHNKLVIFDLYRPPERHPYRNLWIRKILDVILKESKIKRHLVLWLHNSVRSFVQSVAPGFQHTMGRKAPIEDLLKHNIVKLNLVYTEMSSEDIRKYAEANITTNFYVVNEPWLYSLAWCSGAHSVTTNAVHLLKDLSQPLFLMTPRQYNIMWILTDLTSAFLISLIFALHWWREKNFSCCVQDSNTMIENGTYNKFKTELNDMPAVLA comes from the exons ATGGAGGCCAGTCCCACCACCCTCAAGAGGCTCAAGTTTGGGAAGCTGAAGGTGGTCCGCCGGCGCTTGCTGCAGCGGTACGAGCACCAGCCCTTCATCTCCTGCCTGGCTGGTTTCTACAGCTGCCGCTGGAGGCGGTACCAGCGCGAAAGGACTGAgcctgggaaatgctgctgcaacaTG cgGGAATGCATGTTTTTCCCATTGCTTGTtgcagctttctgcttttctctggtCTTTCTGTACACATGGGGTGAAGGTAAAAATGACTACAACGGCTTTGACTG gtATAACTATGGTAACCTGGGCTTCTGGTTTCTCTGGTCTCTTGTTATCCTGATTGTGGCTGCAGTCTTGTTCGCATACACCTCACTGCTACTG ATTGGTACTTTTCTCGTCCTGGGCTTCACTATCTCATCCCTCTTTGCATTATCTATACTCTGGCGAGATCACCGTAAAACTGTCCGCCTGTCCTTCCAG GTCACAGCTCCTTATCTCCACATAGGGGCAATTGCCATCATGGTCCTTCTTTCCTGGCCTGTGGCTCTTCATGCCATCAGAGCAGATAAGAAAG TTATTCAGGTGGTAATTGTTGGTCCATACCTGGCtatccttctctttcttttcttgataCCTCTGGGAATGTACTCTCCTTGCATCAGAGAGAAGGGAACACTTGGACCAAAGCCAGCCCTCATTGGACACCGTGGAGCACCAATG ctggcGCCAGAAAACACTGAGATGTCATTTCTGAAGACAATTGAGCATGGCGGGGATGGTCTTGAAACAGATGTCACCATAAG CTATGATGGGGTTCCTTTCCTCATGCATGACGACACCTTGAGAAGGACAACTAACATCCATGAGGTCTACCCTAATGAGACTGGTAAAGCTGCTTCGTTATTCTCCTGGGATTCTCTGCAGAAATTGAATGCTGGAACATGGTTCCTTAAG AACAAACCATTTTTAGGGATGGGCTCGCTGTCAAAGGCAGATCAAAACCAGGCAATGAATCAGTCCATTTACACGCTAAGTGGTTTTTTGCGCCTCGCAGACAGTCACAATAAACTTGTGATATTTGATCTCTACCGCCCTCCAGAGAGACATCCTTACAGGAACTTGTGGATCCGCAAAATCCTGGACGTCATCCTCAAGGAGTCGAAGATTAAACGCCATCTG GTTCTGTGGCTGCATAACAGTGTGAGATCCTTTGTTCAATCTGTCGCTCCTGGGTTTCAGCACACGATGGGCAGAAAGGCACCAATAGAAGACCTATTAAAGCACAATATTGTCAAACTCAATCTGGTCTACACTGAAATGTCCAGTGAAGATATCCG gaaatacgCCGAGGCAAACATCACCACCAACTTCTATGTGGTCAACGAGCCATGGCTCTATTCCCTGGCATGGTGCTCTGGGGCACACTCTGTGACCACCAATGCCGTCCACTTGCTGAAGGATCTCAGCCAGCCACTCTTCCTCATG ACTCCACGGCAGTACAACATCATGTGGATCCTGACAGATCTGACCTCTGCATTCCTCATCTCACTCATCTTTGCTCTGCACTG GTGGCGAGAGAAGAatttctcctgctgtgtccAGGACAGTAACACAATGATAGAGAATGGCACATACAACAAATTCAAGACAG AGCTCAACGACATGCCTGCCGTCCTGGCCTGA
- the GDPD4 gene encoding glycerophosphodiester phosphodiesterase domain-containing protein 4 isoform X3 — protein sequence MEASPTTLKRLKFGKLKVVRRRLLQRYEHQPFISCLAGFYSCRWRRYQRERTEPGKCCCNMRECMFFPLLVAAFCFSLVFLYTWGEGKNDYNGFDWYNYGNLGFWFLWSLVILIVAAVLFAYTSLLLVLAMCLLAEGQQLYLHWSHKIGTFLVLGFTISSLFALSILWRDHRKTVRLSFQVTAPYLHIGAIAIMVLLSWPVALHAIRADKKVIQVVIVGPYLAILLFLFLIPLGMYSPCIREKGTLGPKPALIGHRGAPMLAPENTEMSFLKTIEHGGDGLETDVTISYDGVPFLMHDDTLRRTTNIHEVYPNETGKAASLFSWDSLQKLNAGTWFLKNKPFLGMGSLSKADQNQAMNQSIYTLSGFLRLADSHNKLVIFDLYRPPERHPYRNLWIRKILDVILKESKIKRHLVLWLHNSVRSFVQSVAPGFQHTMGRKAPIEDLLKHNIVKLNLVYTEMSSEDIRKYAEANITTNFYVVNEPWLYSLAWCSGAHSVTTNAVHLLKDLSQPLFLMTPRQYNIMWILTDLTSAFLISLIFALH from the exons ATGGAGGCCAGTCCCACCACCCTCAAGAGGCTCAAGTTTGGGAAGCTGAAGGTGGTCCGCCGGCGCTTGCTGCAGCGGTACGAGCACCAGCCCTTCATCTCCTGCCTGGCTGGTTTCTACAGCTGCCGCTGGAGGCGGTACCAGCGCGAAAGGACTGAgcctgggaaatgctgctgcaacaTG cgGGAATGCATGTTTTTCCCATTGCTTGTtgcagctttctgcttttctctggtCTTTCTGTACACATGGGGTGAAGGTAAAAATGACTACAACGGCTTTGACTG gtATAACTATGGTAACCTGGGCTTCTGGTTTCTCTGGTCTCTTGTTATCCTGATTGTGGCTGCAGTCTTGTTCGCATACACCTCACTGCTACTG GTCCTCGCGATGTGTTTGCTTGCAGAAGGTCAGCAGCTGTACCTGCACTGGAGTCACAAG ATTGGTACTTTTCTCGTCCTGGGCTTCACTATCTCATCCCTCTTTGCATTATCTATACTCTGGCGAGATCACCGTAAAACTGTCCGCCTGTCCTTCCAG GTCACAGCTCCTTATCTCCACATAGGGGCAATTGCCATCATGGTCCTTCTTTCCTGGCCTGTGGCTCTTCATGCCATCAGAGCAGATAAGAAAG TTATTCAGGTGGTAATTGTTGGTCCATACCTGGCtatccttctctttcttttcttgataCCTCTGGGAATGTACTCTCCTTGCATCAGAGAGAAGGGAACACTTGGACCAAAGCCAGCCCTCATTGGACACCGTGGAGCACCAATG ctggcGCCAGAAAACACTGAGATGTCATTTCTGAAGACAATTGAGCATGGCGGGGATGGTCTTGAAACAGATGTCACCATAAG CTATGATGGGGTTCCTTTCCTCATGCATGACGACACCTTGAGAAGGACAACTAACATCCATGAGGTCTACCCTAATGAGACTGGTAAAGCTGCTTCGTTATTCTCCTGGGATTCTCTGCAGAAATTGAATGCTGGAACATGGTTCCTTAAG AACAAACCATTTTTAGGGATGGGCTCGCTGTCAAAGGCAGATCAAAACCAGGCAATGAATCAGTCCATTTACACGCTAAGTGGTTTTTTGCGCCTCGCAGACAGTCACAATAAACTTGTGATATTTGATCTCTACCGCCCTCCAGAGAGACATCCTTACAGGAACTTGTGGATCCGCAAAATCCTGGACGTCATCCTCAAGGAGTCGAAGATTAAACGCCATCTG GTTCTGTGGCTGCATAACAGTGTGAGATCCTTTGTTCAATCTGTCGCTCCTGGGTTTCAGCACACGATGGGCAGAAAGGCACCAATAGAAGACCTATTAAAGCACAATATTGTCAAACTCAATCTGGTCTACACTGAAATGTCCAGTGAAGATATCCG gaaatacgCCGAGGCAAACATCACCACCAACTTCTATGTGGTCAACGAGCCATGGCTCTATTCCCTGGCATGGTGCTCTGGGGCACACTCTGTGACCACCAATGCCGTCCACTTGCTGAAGGATCTCAGCCAGCCACTCTTCCTCATG ACTCCACGGCAGTACAACATCATGTGGATCCTGACAGATCTGACCTCTGCATTCCTCATCTCACTCATCTTTGCTCTGCACTG A